The proteins below are encoded in one region of Brassica napus cultivar Da-Ae chromosome A6, Da-Ae, whole genome shotgun sequence:
- the LOC106345779 gene encoding photosystem I reaction center subunit V, chloroplastic — protein MATSASALLTPTTFSTVISPKNPNSISFYGLRPLRLGGSSSALPKLSTTSGRRSSSSAIVRAELSPSVVISLSTGLSLFLGRFVFFNFQRENVAKQVPEQNGKTHFEAGDDRAKEYVSLLKSNDPVGFNIVDVLAWGSIGHIVAYYVLATSSNGYDPSFFG, from the coding sequence atGGCGACAAGCGCATCTGCTTTGCTCACTCCCACAACTTTCTCCACTGTAATCTCTCCGAAAAACCCAAACTCCATCTCATTTTACGGCCTCCGTCCTCTCCGTCTCGGTGGCTCCTCCTCTGCCTTGCCCAAGCTATCCACCACCTCCGGAAGAAGATCTTCCTCCTCCGCCATCGTGAGAGCCGAGCTCAGCCCATCCGTCGTCATAAGCCTCAGCACGGGTCTCTCCCTCTTCCTAGGCCGGTTCGTCTTCTTCAACTTCCAGAGAGAGAACGTGGCCAAACAGGTGCCGGAGCAGAACGGTAAAACCCACTTCGAAGCAGGAGATGATCGTGCTAAGGAGTACGTAAGCCTCCTGAAGTCGAACGATCCAGTTGGGTTCAACATTGTTGATGTGCTTGCTTGGGGTTCTATTGGTCACATCGTTGCTTACTATGTCTTGGCCACTTCTAGCAATGGCTATGATCCTAGCTTCTTTGGctga
- the LOC106345780 gene encoding uncharacterized WD repeat-containing protein C2A9.03-like, giving the protein MVGTVKKLGPSLVGTVKEEDKSLSSLCLSPCSCFLDSLSLSLWQANPFVPLYNPTKIKMSNFQPEDPAPYMNHVGDQMQEVHDGLDDDFHGDAWDSDVDEFDYSNNKIGDTSAAQARKGKDIQGIPWGRLSITISRDQYRQTRLEQYINYENVPNSGDSSAKDCMVTQKGSLFYDFWRNSRSIKSSIIHFQLRNLVWATSKHDVYLMSNFLVNHYSTLKCRKHEVLNLQGHVSPSEKHPGSLLEGFTKIQVSSLAVKDKFLVAGGFQGEIICKHLDRPGVSFCWRTTYDDNAITNAIEIYNKPSGALHFIASNNDCGVRDFDMERYQLVNHFHFPWPVNHTSLSPDGKLLTIVGDNPEGLLVDPNTGKTLGTVAGHLDFSFASAWHPDGLTFSTGNQDKTCRVWDVRNLSKSVAVLRGNLGAIRSIRYTSDGKYMAMAEPADFVHVYDVSKGYETEQEIDFFGEISGISFSPDTEALFIGVWDRTYGSLLEYGRHHNYSYLDSYL; this is encoded by the exons GTGCCTCTTTATAAtccaactaaaataaaaatgtccAATTTCCAACCGGAGGATCCTGCCCCCTACATGAACCATGTTGGTGATCAAATGCAAGAGGTTCATGACGGTCTAGATGATGATTTTCATGGGGATGCATGGGACTCTGATGTCGACGAGTTTGACTACTCT AATAACAAAATAGGTGATACTTCAGCTGCTCAAGCTCGGAAAGGGAAAGACATCCAGGGCATTCCTTGGGGCAGACTCAGTATTACCATTAGCAGAGACCAATACAGACAAACTAGACTTGAACAGTACATAAACTATGAAAATGTCCCTAACTCTGGTGATTCCTCGGCTAAA GATTGCATGGTCACACAGAAAGGGTCTCTTTTCTATGATTTCTGGCGGAACTCAAGATCTATCAAATCAAGTATTATTCATTTCCAG TTGAGAAATTTGGTATGGGCAACATCTAAGCACGATGTCTACCTTATGTCAAATTTTTTGGTGAACCACTATTCTACATTGAAATGTCGAAAGCATGAGGTTCTCAATCTTCAAGGTCATGTTTCCCCATCCGAG AAACATCCTGGAAGTTTGTTGGAGGGATTTACAAAGATTCAAGTGAGTTCACTTGCTGTGAAAGATAAATTTTTAGTTGCTGGTGGATTTCAAGGAGAAATTATATGCAAG CATCTTGATAGACCTGGTGTGAGCTTTTGCTGGAGGACAACATATGATGACAATGCTATCACTAATGCAATTGAGATCTATAACAAACCCAG TGGCGCGCTTCACTTCATCGCCTCGAATAATGATTGTGGAGTCAGAGATTTTGATATGGAGAGATATCAGCTTGTTAACCATTTTCACTTTCCTTGGCCAGTCAAT CACACATCACTGAGTCCTGATGGCAAACTATTGACGATTGTGGGAGACAACCCAGAGGGCCTTCTCGTAGACCCCAACACTGGAAAA ACACTGGGAACGGTAGCAGGACATTTAGACTTCTCCTTTGCATCGGCGTGGCACCCGGATGGGCTCACATTCTCCACAGGTAACCAAGACAAGACCTGCAGGGTCTGGGACGTACGCAACCTCTCTAAATCTGTTGCTGTCTTGAGGGGTAACCTTGGGGCAATCCGTTCCATCCGCTACACGTCTGATGGGAAGTACATGGCCATGGCTGAGCCGGCTGACTTTGTCCATGTCTACGACGTCTCAAAAGGGTATGAGACAGAGCAGGAGATTGATTTCTTTGGGGAGATCTCGGGCATATCCTTCAGCCCTGACACAGAAGCACTCTTCATTGGTGTTTGGGACCGCACTTATGGTAGTCTCCTTGAGTATGGCCGGCACCACAACTACTCTTACCTTGATTCATATCTATAA